A DNA window from Pseudorasbora parva isolate DD20220531a chromosome 5, ASM2467924v1, whole genome shotgun sequence contains the following coding sequences:
- the zic2a gene encoding zinc finger protein ZIC 2a, which produces MLLDAGHQFPGLGVGTFARHHHSSSEMQERDLSLAQNSFVDTAHMGAFKLNHDLSPGQSSAFTSQAPGYPAAALGAHAAHVTSYASSPFNSTRDFLFRSRGFGESSPAGGQHALFGPTAGSLHHSHTDSQGHILFPGIHEQHGSHGSPNVLNGQMRLGLPGEVFGRSDQYHQVSSPRTDPYSAAQLHNQYGSMNMNMGMNMAAHHHHPGAFFRYMRQQCIKQELICKWIDPEQLSNPKKSCNKTFSTMHELVTHVSVEHVGGPEQSNHICFWEECPRESKPFKAKYKLVNHIRVHTGEKPFPCPFPGCGKVFARSENLKIHKRTHTGEKPFQCEFEGCDRRFANSSDRKKHMHVHTSDKPYLCKMCDKSYTHPSSLRKHMKVHESSPPASDSSPAASSGYESSTPPGLVSPSTETQSNNNLSPSSAVHSSNNHSSLSSNFSEWYV; this is translated from the exons ATGTTACTGGACGCTGGGCATCAGTTCCCTGGTTTGGGAGTGGGCACCTTTGCCAGGCATCATCACTCCTCCAGTGAGATGCAGGAAAGAGACTTGAGTTTAGCGCAGAACAGCTTCGTCGACACGGCGCACATGGGCGCCTTCAAACTGAACCACGATCTCTCGCCCGGACAGAGTTCTGCATTCACGAGCCAAGCGCCCGGTTACCCCGCAGCGGCTTTGGGCGCGCACGCGGCTCATGTCACATCATACGCGAGCTCGCCGTTTAACTCCACGCGGGACTTTCTCTTTCGCAGCCGTGGATTCGGGGAATCATCACCGGCGGGAGGCCAGCACGCACTCTTCGGCCCCACTGCGGGCTCGCTCCATCACTCTCACACAGACAGCCAAGGCCACATTCTATTCCCTGGCATCCACGAGCAGCATGGATCTCACGGCTCCCCAAACGTGCTTAACGGGCAGATGCGACTCGGACTACCGGGGGAGGTTTTCGGGCGATCAGACCAGTACCACCAGGTCTCCAGCCCGAGGACCGACCCTTACTCAGCCGCTCAGCTGCACAACCAATACGGCTCCATGAATATGAACATGGGGATGAATATGGCAGCGCATCACCATCACCCCGGTGCCTTCTTTCGCTACATGAGGCAGCAGTGCATTAAGCAAGAGCTCATCTGTAAGTGGATCGATCCGGAGCAGCTCAGTAATCCCAAGAAGAGTTGCAATAAAACTTTCAGCACCATGCACGAGCTGGTCACCCACGTCTCGGTCGAGCACGTTGGAGGACCCGAACAGAGCAACCACATCTGCTTTTGGGAAGAGTGTCCCCGGGAAAGCAAGCCCTTTAAAGCCAAATATAAACTGGTAAACCACATCCGCGTGCATACGGGAGAAAAACCTTTCCCCTGCCCGTTCCCTGGATGTGGCAAAGTCTTCGCAAGATCAGAAAACCTGAAGATTCACAAGAGAACACACACAG GGGAGAAACCATTTCAGTGTGAGTTTGAAGGATGTGATCGACGCTTTGCGAACAGCAGTGACCGAAAGAAGCACATGCACGTTCACACGTCAGACAAACCATATCTGTGCAAAATGTGTGACAAGTCCTACACTCACCCCAGTTCTCTTCGAAAGCATATGAAG GTTCACGAGTCATCCCCACCTGCATCTGACTCGTCGCCAGCGGCAAGTTCTGGTTATGAGTCCTCAACGCCCCCTGGTCTGGTGTCCCCCTCCACTGAGACCCAAAGCAACAACAATCTGTCGCCTTCCTCAGCGGTCCACAGTTCCAACAACCACAGCAGTTTATCGTCCAATTTCAGTGAATGGTATGTTTAA